The sequence AGCGATTCAATTAAGTGCGTCAGTTGGTCAAGGTTTCGCTTCTGAGTTTAAGTTATCAGGAACTGATCGCCGACTACTAATTGCATCAGGCGCCGCTGCTGGATTAGCAGCAGCGTTTAATGCCCCCATTGCTGGAACTCTATTTGTCTTAGAAGAGATTTACCATAATTTTTCACCGCTGGTTTGGTTAACAGCATTAGCCGGAGCAATTGGTTCAAATTTTATTTCGCTGAATGTTTTCGGACTTGTTCCCGTGTTACATTTAAGTTATTCACGTAGTTTACCAGTATCAAATTATTGGCACTTAATTTTACTCGGCATTGTTTTGGGATTATTTGGTTACTTATATCAACGGGTCTTGTTAGTTATGCCTAGGTGGTATCATCAATTGACACATTTGCCACGCCCAATACAAGGTATCGTACCATTTCTGCTGGTAATTTTAGTTGGTTACTTTTCGCCAAATTTACTCGGTGGTGGTAATGGCTTAATTTTGGGATTTGGCCAGCATGTTCCACCTTTGTTTGTACTAATTGCAATTTTTATTATACGATTCGTCTTTTCAATGATTTCATATGGTTCCGGATTACCTGGCGGTATTTTCTTGCCGATTCTTTCTTTAGGTGCTGTGATTGGTGCGGTTTATGGCGTCTTAATGAATCAACTAGGATTATTATCGCATGTCTATATCATGAACCTAATCATTTTTTCCATGGCCGGTTACTTTGCTGGAATCGGAAAAGCTCCCTTCACAGCTATCTTGCTGGTAACAGAAATGGTTGGCAATTTAACACATTTAATGCCATTAGCAGTCATATCGTTAACTGCTTACCTTGTTGTTGATTTATTAGGCGGTGCACCAATCTATGAAGCATTGCTTAAGCAGATGACAA comes from Lactobacillus sp. CBA3606 and encodes:
- a CDS encoding ClC family H(+)/Cl(-) exchange transporter, whose translation is MIQLVKEKFDVTRLRFVLLGLLVGLMSGTVVSLFRYCIEIGLHYSRLVYRYLRIAPFVWWEWALLIGINLGLALIVARLLKREPYIAGSGIPQVEGQLAGELEMHWWSILWRKFIGGILALGPGLFLGREGPAIQLSASVGQGFASEFKLSGTDRRLLIASGAAAGLAAAFNAPIAGTLFVLEEIYHNFSPLVWLTALAGAIGSNFISLNVFGLVPVLHLSYSRSLPVSNYWHLILLGIVLGLFGYLYQRVLLVMPRWYHQLTHLPRPIQGIVPFLLVILVGYFSPNLLGGGNGLILGFGQHVPPLFVLIAIFIIRFVFSMISYGSGLPGGIFLPILSLGAVIGAVYGVLMNQLGLLSHVYIMNLIIFSMAGYFAGIGKAPFTAILLVTEMVGNLTHLMPLAVISLTAYLVVDLLGGAPIYEALLKQMTMPKTVQQLHRPDHLEIPVFFGSPLNGKMVRDMPWPKEALLIGIRRGEQEVIPHGDTLIHEGDTLVLLTDTTQRPQVKQRIDALLATLEKKHQD